A region from the Wansuia hejianensis genome encodes:
- a CDS encoding vWA domain-containing protein, with product MKIKRNLLDWIFLCLLGVGLAGTLIFNVGRLIKANSGERPGLYLAYRYLMDGDSDNARRAVENDTDLNEHQKKIIDILGAAVEGDYPTLYFETRQMLDGKIRNEDQRSAVEELQQMAAAYLHQDSSVAELTALGRGPEGQGKSSPVASLIETCYEAEKLNETKKLEEYYELDRQIRSGQLDAVNPSEVEGLVDKYRESTEILKLAMSYYVQTSDYEEAKELARTLLDKGHSAENYVIYTDVIAQEAYAAPREDSSDPEKQTLIDKARKLEEKAEKYDDGEEKKEKLLNEAEELYQEAANVDIRRAINFLEAKRPLIFDDTGLYDLQLAKLYLLADEREKAQELVYSSMDGAALLSDSSPVKQPLMDVIDAYNQTDSDEASPHLKSSVRNLVGAQSQDVVPVSDGTVNEKMANYVASTLKYDKLGIFISKIDTSNYPEITAYLNINGKKEGRWGMASEFYADDFEVIDTQYQIKDFKVSADGSKTGVDIAIVMDTSGSMEGTPLEDAKLAAEACVENMDTDVQKLSIVSYNSEAGTVVEKTDSQEKLNFGISQLSAGGDTNISQGISEGLNSLEGGKAGTKAVILMTDGQDNSGQEAMDEVISRADSEDISVYTVGLGDVNEEYLKDIAQRTGGKYILADNTTELEDIYVTLQKYIINNYVLTYTVTDNSEEEARYLMASVPAYQVAGEREYTIADGAGSEVEINGTRIKPVTESDTLVTSVTPGGLSVEDVENGSQVTVKGKNFVEGMHISIGMLELQNVQVTDDSTLTGTLKGSMSAGSYSVRAQYPDGRIGVRNKAFYVFRAGVTTGVRIGGTIIKADSIGQISDNQFVASGNVLINDFLHYDSSLEIRAAELPQDMKLEANQTAYLGNSGQVSGNGTLYISYAQADGGEGKNQSFANLVMGGKNYEVIQGEFEFDIEGMDTSMDQSWELTIPGMTNVTVGEFSLETDGIKVHIDELNPKKIYEDVKDGLTGKKNREVIKEAKDAAYAAKKKEEEKPKSRDEAFRFRISDTSASLDLALKQDNIEFGGEVTLDMNDSLQFGCFALNELKLKFNTLDDSQEYWYLGGAIDFSTMIPGFGGSGVSGMEAHISSWYWMFDEMEVGINLYPGIGIYNALYVDEMSLKVDGVSSLLLDSDWISDKAKEVVFNGRDLDALKDNKPDFQLVGSVGADVNLFKSLHLNVPEDMTKWGELGTLDGDISLNFTQKKFDITAALSLLEHEIANASLGIGTEGLYAKARAQLELEMLGCQLGGGIDLGLATSLKELTVDFGVDGHVDCNMLNAHLKGDIKVTVLVKYDGSKFSVALTQNGDEHRFWYEDNGELLLIQKLHYT from the coding sequence ATGAAGATTAAGCGGAATTTGCTTGATTGGATATTTTTATGCCTTTTAGGCGTGGGTCTGGCCGGAACCTTGATTTTTAATGTGGGCAGGCTGATTAAGGCCAATAGCGGCGAACGCCCCGGCTTGTATCTCGCTTACCGTTATCTGATGGACGGGGATTCAGACAACGCCCGAAGGGCTGTCGAGAATGATACAGATCTGAATGAGCATCAGAAAAAAATCATCGATATACTGGGGGCGGCGGTGGAGGGTGATTATCCGACCCTCTATTTTGAGACCCGCCAGATGCTGGACGGGAAAATCAGGAATGAAGACCAGCGCTCTGCGGTAGAAGAGCTTCAGCAGATGGCGGCCGCTTACCTGCATCAGGACAGTTCCGTCGCTGAGCTGACGGCTCTGGGAAGAGGACCGGAGGGGCAGGGAAAGAGCAGTCCGGTCGCATCTCTGATTGAGACATGCTATGAGGCTGAAAAACTCAATGAGACAAAAAAGCTGGAGGAATATTACGAACTGGACAGGCAGATCCGTTCGGGGCAGCTGGACGCTGTAAACCCTTCAGAGGTTGAAGGGCTCGTGGATAAATACAGAGAGAGTACGGAGATTCTCAAGCTGGCCATGAGCTATTACGTGCAGACCAGTGATTATGAAGAAGCAAAGGAGCTGGCCCGGACGCTTCTTGACAAGGGACACAGCGCGGAAAATTATGTGATTTATACGGATGTAATCGCACAGGAGGCTTATGCCGCTCCCCGGGAGGATTCCTCTGACCCGGAAAAGCAGACGCTCATAGATAAGGCCCGGAAGCTGGAAGAGAAAGCAGAAAAATATGATGACGGGGAAGAGAAAAAGGAAAAGCTTCTGAACGAAGCGGAAGAGCTCTATCAGGAAGCTGCCAATGTGGACATACGTAGGGCGATTAATTTCCTGGAGGCGAAAAGGCCGCTGATATTTGATGACACCGGATTGTACGACCTTCAGCTGGCCAAGCTGTATCTGTTGGCTGATGAGCGGGAGAAGGCTCAGGAGCTGGTGTATTCGTCTATGGACGGCGCAGCTCTGCTGTCTGACAGTTCGCCGGTAAAACAGCCTCTCATGGATGTGATTGACGCCTACAACCAGACAGACTCTGATGAAGCAAGCCCGCATTTGAAAAGCTCAGTCAGAAATTTGGTCGGGGCCCAGAGCCAGGATGTGGTCCCTGTCTCGGATGGCACAGTGAATGAGAAGATGGCGAACTACGTGGCATCAACATTAAAATATGACAAGCTCGGCATATTCATCAGTAAGATAGATACTTCCAATTATCCGGAAATCACTGCCTATTTGAATATCAACGGCAAAAAAGAAGGACGCTGGGGAATGGCCAGTGAGTTCTATGCGGATGATTTCGAGGTGATTGACACTCAGTATCAGATTAAGGATTTTAAGGTAAGTGCTGACGGCAGCAAGACAGGCGTAGATATCGCCATCGTGATGGACACCAGCGGGAGCATGGAGGGGACGCCTCTGGAGGACGCCAAGCTGGCCGCCGAGGCCTGTGTGGAGAATATGGACACGGATGTTCAGAAGCTCTCAATTGTCTCATATAATTCTGAGGCGGGCACGGTGGTTGAGAAGACAGACAGCCAGGAAAAGCTGAATTTTGGTATCAGCCAGCTTTCGGCAGGAGGAGATACCAATATCTCCCAGGGTATTTCAGAAGGGCTGAACTCCCTGGAAGGAGGAAAGGCCGGGACAAAAGCGGTGATCCTGATGACAGACGGTCAGGATAATAGTGGCCAGGAAGCCATGGACGAAGTGATCAGCCGCGCTGACAGTGAGGACATTTCTGTCTATACGGTCGGGCTTGGGGATGTCAATGAGGAATATCTGAAGGATATCGCGCAGCGCACCGGAGGAAAATATATCCTGGCGGATAATACTACAGAGCTGGAGGATATCTATGTCACTCTGCAAAAGTATATTATTAATAATTATGTGCTGACTTATACGGTCACTGATAATTCGGAAGAGGAAGCCCGCTATCTCATGGCGTCTGTTCCGGCCTATCAGGTGGCGGGAGAGAGGGAATATACCATAGCGGACGGAGCAGGCAGTGAAGTAGAGATCAACGGCACCAGAATTAAGCCGGTGACGGAGAGTGATACGCTGGTTACCTCTGTGACTCCGGGCGGATTGTCAGTTGAGGATGTGGAAAATGGATCTCAGGTGACGGTTAAAGGCAAGAATTTTGTGGAAGGAATGCACATCAGCATTGGTATGCTGGAGCTCCAGAACGTACAGGTGACCGATGACAGCACGCTGACGGGGACTCTGAAGGGCAGCATGTCGGCCGGAAGCTACAGCGTCAGGGCCCAGTATCCGGATGGACGGATCGGCGTGCGCAATAAAGCGTTTTATGTATTCCGGGCCGGGGTAACAACCGGCGTCCGGATCGGCGGAACGATCATAAAGGCAGATTCAATCGGACAGATTTCCGACAACCAGTTTGTGGCTTCAGGGAATGTGCTCATTAATGATTTCCTTCATTATGATTCCAGCCTGGAAATCAGGGCTGCAGAGCTTCCGCAGGATATGAAGCTGGAAGCGAACCAGACGGCGTATCTGGGCAATAGCGGCCAGGTGTCCGGGAACGGGACACTCTATATCAGTTATGCCCAGGCCGACGGCGGAGAAGGTAAGAATCAATCATTTGCAAACCTGGTCATGGGCGGGAAGAATTACGAGGTGATCCAGGGAGAATTTGAGTTTGATATAGAAGGTATGGACACCAGCATGGATCAGTCCTGGGAGCTGACGATCCCGGGTATGACGAATGTTACGGTGGGTGAATTTTCCCTTGAGACAGATGGAATAAAGGTCCATATCGATGAGCTGAATCCTAAGAAGATCTATGAAGATGTGAAAGACGGGTTGACCGGGAAGAAAAACCGGGAAGTGATCAAAGAAGCGAAGGACGCTGCGTATGCGGCCAAGAAGAAAGAGGAGGAGAAGCCCAAGTCCAGAGATGAAGCATTCCGGTTCCGGATTTCGGATACCTCTGCGAGCCTGGATCTGGCGCTGAAGCAGGATAATATAGAATTTGGCGGCGAAGTTACCCTGGATATGAACGACTCTCTCCAGTTTGGCTGTTTTGCGCTGAATGAGCTGAAGCTGAAGTTTAATACACTGGATGACAGTCAGGAATACTGGTATCTGGGAGGAGCCATTGACTTTTCGACAATGATCCCGGGATTTGGCGGGTCAGGCGTTTCCGGAATGGAGGCTCATATTTCCTCCTGGTACTGGATGTTTGATGAGATGGAAGTGGGTATCAACCTGTATCCCGGAATCGGGATTTATAATGCCCTGTATGTGGATGAGATGTCCCTGAAGGTTGATGGGGTCAGCAGCCTGTTACTGGATTCTGACTGGATATCGGATAAGGCTAAGGAGGTTGTATTTAACGGTCGGGACCTGGATGCGCTGAAGGATAATAAGCCTGATTTCCAGCTTGTGGGGAGCGTGGGAGCAGATGTGAATCTGTTTAAGTCCCTTCATCTGAATGTGCCGGAGGATATGACAAAATGGGGAGAGCTGGGCACACTGGACGGGGATATTTCTCTGAATTTCACTCAGAAGAAATTTGATATAACGGCGGCGCTGTCGCTTCTGGAGCATGAGATTGCCAATGCGTCACTGGGAATCGGCACAGAGGGGCTGTATGCGAAGGCCAGGGCACAGTTGGAACTGGAAATGCTGGGATGCCAGCTGGGAGGCGGAATTGACCTGGGACTGGCCACTTCTCTGAAGGAGCTGACGGTGGATTTTGGCGTGGACGGCCATGTGGATTGCAACATGCTGAACGCGCACCTGAAGGGTGACATCAAGGTCACGGTGCTGGTCAAGTATGACGGCTCAAAATTCTCAGTTGCGCTCACACAGAACGGAGATGAGCACCGGTTCTGGTACGAGGACAACGGAGAATTGCTTCTGATACAGAAGCTGCACTACACGTAA
- a CDS encoding zinc ribbon domain-containing protein → MKKFRLILALLTIVSGIYMIYANVSVSGYRLLTMNSAAGHRVAVSYRWSVVVFLVLVILNALAVFIEKKHKHKPMTCPNCGSVHGEKDKFCKKCGYSFQKR, encoded by the coding sequence ATGAAAAAATTCAGGCTTATCCTGGCACTTCTGACCATAGTATCCGGTATTTACATGATCTATGCCAATGTGAGTGTCAGCGGATACCGTCTGCTGACCATGAATTCTGCAGCAGGGCACAGAGTGGCGGTAAGCTACCGGTGGTCTGTAGTCGTATTCCTGGTTCTTGTTATATTAAATGCCCTGGCCGTTTTTATTGAAAAAAAGCATAAGCACAAGCCTATGACTTGTCCGAACTGCGGGTCTGTCCATGGTGAAAAAGATAAATTCTGTAAAAAATGCGGCTATTCCTTTCAGAAGCGCTAA